A stretch of the Notamacropus eugenii isolate mMacEug1 chromosome 2, mMacEug1.pri_v2, whole genome shotgun sequence genome encodes the following:
- the GNG5 gene encoding guanine nucleotide-binding protein G(I)/G(S)/G(O) subunit gamma-5 → MSSSSNVVAMRKVVQQLRLEAGLHRVKVSQAAADLKQFCLQNAQNDPLLTGVSSSTNPFRPQKVCSFL, encoded by the exons ATGTCCAGCAGCTCCAACGTCGTCGCCATGAGGAAGGTGGTGCAGCAGCTCCGGCTCGAGGCCGGGCTCCACCGCGTTAAG GTTTCTCAGGCTGCTGCTGATCTGAAACAGTTTTGCCTGCAAAATGCCCAAAATGATCCCCTGCTGACTGGGGTATCTTCCAGTACTAATCCTTTCCGGCCCCAGAAAGTCTGTTCATTCCTGTAG